GGTAGATCGACCAGCTCGCGCAGCCAGTTGAAGGAAATCTTCATAAAGGCACGTTCATGTCACTGGAACTGCCGGAGAAAGCGCACGTCGTTTTCATAGAACGATCGCAGGTCATCAACGCCGTACTTCAACATCGCCATGCGCGAGACGCCCATTCCGAACGCGAAGCCCGACACCACCGCCGGGTCATAGCCGACGGCGCGAAAGACGTTCGGGTGCACCATCCCCGAGCCGCCAATCTCTATCCACCCGCTGCCCTTGCACAGGCGGCAGCCGCGCCCGTTCGCTTGCCCACTGCCGTCGCACAGGTAACAGGCAGCGTCGACCTCGGCCGATGGTTCGGTGAAGGGGAAGTAGCTGGGCCGCAGGCGCACGCCCAGCGACGGCCCGAAGAAGCGTTGCACGAAGTGCAGCAGCGTCCCTTTGAGATCGGCGAACGATACGTTGTGGTCCACCAGCAAGCCTTCGACCTGGGGAAACATCGGCGTGTGGGTGGCGTCGTCGTCGCGGCGAAAGACGTTGCCGGGGGCGATGATCTTCACCGGCGGTGGCCCCGCCAGCATGGTGCGGATCTGTACCGGCGAAGTGTGCGAGCGAAGGATGCGGCCGCCTTCGACGAAGAAGGTGTCCTGCATGTCGCGCGCGGGGTGGTCGGCCGGCGTGTTGAGAGCGTCGAAGTTGTTCCACTCGGTCTCGATCCACGGACCGGTGCGCACCTCGAAGCCCAGCCCAAGAAAGATCTGCTCGATCTCTCGCCGCACCAAGGTCAGCGGGTGCAGCGTGCCCAGCCCCTGTCCGCGCGGCGGCAACGTGACGTCGACGGTGCGCGCGAGATCCGCCGACAGCGCCACCTCGGCCAGGGCGTTCAAACGTCCGCTGACCGCCACTTCGATCTGGGCTTTGGTCCGATTCGCCGCCTCCCCCACCGCCGGACGATCCTCGGGCGGCAAACGCCCGAGCGTCTTCATCAACTCTGAGGCCTTGCCCTTCTTACCCAGATACCGGGCCTGCGCGGCGCGGATCTCCTGTTCGCTGGACAGACCGTCGATCTCAGCGCCGAACGCGGCGCTCAGTTGATCGAGGTCGGCGATGATTCGCGCTGCGGCTTCGCTGGGCATGGTAGGCCCTTGGCGTTGGCCGGGTCGGCGATGACGAGCGCGGCCTTACGCCGCGCGCGCCGTCTCGACGACCTTCTTGAACGCCGCCGGATCGCTGATCGCCAGATCGGCGAGGATCTTGCGGTCGAGAGCGATGTTCGCCTTGTCCAACGCCGCGATCAGGCGTGAATAGGAGATGCCGTTGTCGCGCGCCATCGCGTTGATGCGCACGATCCACAGGCCACGAAAAGCTGGCTTCCGCTTGCGGCGATGAAAGAACGCATACCGCCATGCGTGGTGGACGGCTTCGACCGCTGCTTTCCAGAGCCGGGAACGACCGCCGCGGTACCCTTTCGCGTGCTTGCGAACCCGGTTCCGGCGTTGGCGCGACTTGTATCCACCTTTTGCGCGAGGCATGAATCCAATCCTTTTTCTTGCTTAGGCGTACGGGAGCATCGCCTTGATCTGATGCTCCTGGGTCTTGCTGACATAACCGCCTCGGCGGAGGTTCCGCTTGGCGGACGACGACTTTGACGAAAGGTTGTGGCGCAGATAAGCCTTCTTCCGCTTGACCCGGCCATTGGCCGTCAGCTTGAAGCGCTTCTTGGCGCTGCTGTTGGACTTCATCTTAATCTTCGGCATGGGAGCGCGGGAGTATAACCAGTTCGGATTTCAAGGCAAGAAGAGAGCGCAGGTCACGGCTGGGAAGGCGTCCAGCCGACGAACAATGAGGCGATGGCGCTGGTACGGTCGGAGCCCGCGAAGGGGATTTCGCCCATCAAAGCGGCGTTCATGCCCCGGGCCAGAACCAGGCGCAGGCCGGCGCGCGCGGCGAGGGAAAGCAGTCCGGGATCGGGCATGGCTTGTAGATGACCGGCGGCGCCGATGACCAGGGCGGCGGCCCGGCCGGCGCGCCAGGTCGCCTCGACCACCGCAGCGGGACGAAAGGCGCCGTGCGCCTGGCCGGCGATCACGGTCACCGGCATCGGCGCGGCCACGCCGCCCTGGATCGCGAACCGCGAACGCAGAAGACGCCAATAGCTGACCCCTGCCTCGCCACCCAGAAGAACGCCATTGGTGCGCGCGCTATCGATCGGCAGCAGCAAGCGCGCGTAGATGGCCAATGCGCCCGGGCCGACGTGGCCGACGTCGCGGAACACACCCACCGTCGGCGGGCCGACGTCGAAGGCGTGCGACCGCACCACGGCGTTGGCCACATACCGAAACGTCACCACGTCGAGGCCGACCGACATCCACATTCGCGCGGTCAACGGGTACCGCAGCCGCACCAGGGCGCTGACTGTGACGTTGCCGTAATAGTCGGGATAGTCGCTGGCCACCAGCAGCGTGCTGCGCAACCGGGCGAGGACGTCAAGGCCGGGACAAGCCTCCGGTACTTGTCCAAAGTCAGCCGGACTGTCGCCCGCCGGCAAGGGTCCCGTGCCGCGCGGATCGAACCGCCTACCGGCGGCGTCCAGACACGCCGGCTCGACCGCCAGCGCCGCCACCGGCAAGCAAACCAAGACGATGGCCAGCGCGGCGCTCTTCATGGTGCCAGCCCGGGCGCGGTCCAGGCGCCGCCGTCCAGGTTCAATAAGAAAGGATTGGTGAACGCCGTCGGCCACACGCCGGGCGCGATCGCCTCCAGATCAAAGCGCGGATCGGTAACCGTGCGTGGCCGCGTCGGCAGATCGCTGTCGGGCAAATCGGGCAAACCGTCCGATACGCCGTCAGCATCGTCGGGCGGCAGATCCTGATTCATGCCCGCCTCGACGACGATCCAGGCGTCGCCCTTCACCCCGGCCAGTAGATCGGACAGCCGCACCACCACTTGCGTCCGCCCGATCACGGCGCCGAAATGATCCAGGCCGTCGAAGGCCGCCGAGACATCGACGGCCTTGACCATGCGGCCGTTGACGAATACCCGCACCTGCGTGACCGGTACCCACGGCGCCGCGGCGATGTCGATTGTGAGCTGGCTGCTGCGACCAGGCACGATCGGATCCAGGCCGGCGCGATGTTCCTGACCGGCAGCATCTGCCAAGGTGACGTCCAGCACCGGGCCGTTGCTGCCCACCATGTGCCCGGCCCGCACGTCGGCGTTGAACCCGTCGACGTCCAGCATGGTCGGGTCGTGACCGCCGAAGACCAGGTTGCGTGGGTAACCCACCCGCTCCAACGTCAGCGAGTGGGTGTCGCTGTTGGCCACCCCGGCGCGCAAAAACCCCTGCGAC
This portion of the Polyangia bacterium genome encodes:
- the pheS gene encoding phenylalanine--tRNA ligase subunit alpha; the protein is MIADLDQLSAAFGAEIDGLSSEQEIRAAQARYLGKKGKASELMKTLGRLPPEDRPAVGEAANRTKAQIEVAVSGRLNALAEVALSADLARTVDVTLPPRGQGLGTLHPLTLVRREIEQIFLGLGFEVRTGPWIETEWNNFDALNTPADHPARDMQDTFFVEGGRILRSHTSPVQIRTMLAGPPPVKIIAPGNVFRRDDDATHTPMFPQVEGLLVDHNVSFADLKGTLLHFVQRFFGPSLGVRLRPSYFPFTEPSAEVDAACYLCDGSGQANGRGCRLCKGSGWIEIGGSGMVHPNVFRAVGYDPAVVSGFAFGMGVSRMAMLKYGVDDLRSFYENDVRFLRQFQ
- the rplT gene encoding 50S ribosomal protein L20 gives rise to the protein MPRAKGGYKSRQRRNRVRKHAKGYRGGRSRLWKAAVEAVHHAWRYAFFHRRKRKPAFRGLWIVRINAMARDNGISYSRLIAALDKANIALDRKILADLAISDPAAFKKVVETARAA
- the rpmI gene encoding 50S ribosomal protein L35, translated to MPKIKMKSNSSAKKRFKLTANGRVKRKKAYLRHNLSSKSSSAKRNLRRGGYVSKTQEHQIKAMLPYA